A genomic region of Ovis aries strain OAR_USU_Benz2616 breed Rambouillet chromosome 20, ARS-UI_Ramb_v3.0, whole genome shotgun sequence contains the following coding sequences:
- the RXRB gene encoding retinoic acid receptor RXR-beta isoform X2: MSWAARPPFLPQRHAAGQCGPVGVRKEMHCGVASRWRRRRPWLDPAAAAAAAAAGGQQAPEPEPGEAGRDGMGDSGRDSRSPDSSSPNPLPQGAAPPSPPGPPLPPSAAASLGGSGAPPPPSMPPPPLGSPFPVISSSMGSPGLPPPAPPGFSGPVSSPQINSTVSLPGGGSAPPEDVKPPVLGVRGLHCPPPPGGPGAGKRLCAICGDRSSGKHYGVYSCEGCKGFFKRTIRKDLTYSCRDNKDCTVDKRQRNRCQYCRYQKCLATGMKREAVQEERQRGKDKDGDGEGAGGAPEEMPVDRILEAELAVEQKSDQGVEGPGGTGGSGSSPNDPVTNICQAADKQLFTLVEWAKRIPHFSSLPLDDQVILLRAGWNELLIASFSHRSIDVRDGILLATGLHVHRNSAHSAGVGAIFDRVLTELVSKMRDMRMDKTELGCLRAIILFNPDAKGLSNPSEVEVLREKVYASLETYCKQKYPEQQGRFAKLLLRLPALRSIGLKCLEHLFFFKLIGDTPIDTFLMEMLEAPHQLA, encoded by the exons ATGTCTTGGGCTGCGCGCCCGCCCTTCCTCCCCCAGCGGCATGCCGCAGGGCAGTGTGGGCCGGTGGGGGTGCGAAAAGAAATGCATTGTGGGGTCGCGTcccggtggcggcggcggcggccctgGCTGGatcccgcggcggcggcggcggcggcggcggccggaggACAGCAGGCCCCGGAGCCGGAGCCGGGGGAGGCTGGACGGGACGGGATGGGCGACAGCGGGCGGG ACTCGCGGAGCCCAGACAGTTCCTCCCCAAATCCCCTTCCCCAGGGGGCcgctcccccttctcctcccggaCCACCCTTACCCCCTTCAGCAGCTGCGTCCCTTGGAGGTTCTGGGGCTCCACCCCCACCCTCGATGCCACCCCCACCACTGGGCTCCCCCTTCCCAGTTATCAGCTCTTCCATGGGGTCCCCCGGCCTGCCCCCTCCAGCTCCCCCAGGATTCTCCGGGCCTGTCAGCAGTCCCCAG ATTAACTCAACAGTGTCGCTCCCTGGGGGTGGGTCTGCCCCCCCTGAAGATGTGAAGCCACCAGTCTTAGGGGTCCGGGGCCTGCACTGTCCACCCCCTCCAGGTGGCCCTGGGGCTGGCAAACGGCTATGTGCAATCTGCGGGGACCGAAGCTCAG GCAAACACTACGGGGTTTACAGCTGCGAGGGCTGCAAAGGCTTCTTCAAGCGCACCATCCGTAAGGACCTGACCTACTCGTGCCGGGACAACAAGGACTGCACGGTGGACAAGCGCCAGCGGAACCGCTGTCAGTACTGCCGCTACCAGAAGTGCCTGGCTACTGGCATGAAGAGGGAGG CTGTACAGGAGGAGCGTCAGCGGGGGAAGGACAAAGACGGGGATGGGGAGGGTGCCGGGGGAGCCCCCGAGGAGATGCCTGTGGACAGGATCCTGGAGGCGGAGCTTGCTGTGGAGCAGAAGAGTGACCAGGGCGTGGAGGGTCCTGGGGGGACTGGGGGCAGCGGCAGCAGC CCAAATGACCCCGTGACCAACATCTGCCAGGCAGCTGACAAACAGCTCTTCACGCTTGTTGAGTGGGCGAAGAGGATCCCCCACTTTTCCTCCTTGCCTCTGGATGACCAGGTCATATTGCTACGGGCAG gcTGGAACGAGCTGCTGATCGCCTCCTTCTCTCACCGATCCATCGATGTCCGAGATGGCATCCTCCTCGCTACAGGTCTCCATGTGCACCGCAACTCGGCCCATTCCGCAGGCGTGGGAGCCATCTTTGATAG GGTGCTGACAGAGCTAGTGTCCAAAATGCGGGACATGAGGATGGACAAGACAGAACTTGGCTGCCTGCGGGCAATCATTCTGTTCAATCCAG ATGCCAAGGGCCTCTCCAACCCCAGCGAGGTCGAGGTCCTGCGAGAGAAAGTATATGCATCCCTGGAGACCTACTGTAAACAGAAGTACCCTGAGCAACAGGGCCG GTTTGCCAAGCTGCTGCTTCGTCTTCCTGCTCTCAGGTCCATAGGCCTTAAGTGTCTAGAGCATCTGTTTTTCTTCAAGCTCATCGGTGACACCCCCATCGACACCTTCCTCATGGAGATGCTTGAGGCTCCCCACCAGCTGGCCTGA
- the SLC39A7 gene encoding zinc transporter SLC39A7 isoform X1, translating to MARGLGGPRWVAVGLLTWAALGLLVAGHGGHGDLYEDLHEDFHGHSHRHSHEDFHHGHSHAHGHGHTHESIWHGHTHAHDHGHAHEDLHHGHSHGHSHESLHHRGHGHDHEHSHGGYGESGALGVKQDLDTVTLWAYALGATVLISAAPFFVLFLIPVESNSARHRSLLQILLSFASGGLLGDAFLHLIPHALEPHSHHPLEQPGHGHSHSGQGPILSVGLWVLSGIVAFLVVEKFVRHVKGGHGHSHGHGHAHGHTHESHEHGRQERSSKEKQSSEEEEKEAGALRKRRGGSTRPKDGPVRPQNAEEEKAGSDLRVSGYLNLAADLAHNFTDGLAIGASFRGGRGLGILTTMTVLLHEVPHEVGDFAILVQSGCSKKQAMRLQLLTAVGALAGTACALLTEGGAVGSEVAGGAGPGWILPFTAGGFIYVATVSVLPELLREASPLQSLLEVLGLLGGVVMMVLIAHLE from the exons ATGGCCAGAGGCCTGGGGGGCCCCCGCTGGGTGGCCGTGGGACTGCTGACCTGGGCGGCCTTGGGGCTGCTAGTGGCCGGACACGGGGGTCATGGAGACCTTTACGAAGACCTGCACGAGGACTTCCACGGCCACAGCCACAGGCACTCACATGAGGATTTCCACCACGGACACAGCCATGCCCATGGCCACGGCCACACTCACGAGAGCATCTGGCATGGGCATACCCACGCTCACGACCACGGACATGCACACGAGGATTTGCACCATGGCCATAGTCACGGCCACTCCCATGAGAGCCTCCACCACCGAGGACACGGACATGACCATGAGCACAGTCATGGAGGCTATGGGGAGTCTGGGGCTCTAGGCGTCAAGCAGGACCTGGACACTGTCACTCTCTGGGCCTAT GCACTGGGGGCCACGGTGCTGATCTCTGCAGCTCCATTTTTCGTCCTCTTTCTTATCCCTGTGGAGTCAAACTCCGCTCGCCACCGCTCTTTGCTCCAGATCTTGCTGAGTTTTGCTTCTGGTGGGCTCTTGGGAGATGCTTTCCTGCACCTCATTCCTCATGCTTTGG AACCTCATTCTCACCACCCTCTGGagcagccaggacatggacaTTCCCACAGTG GCCAGGGCCCCATTCTCTCTGTAGGACTGTGGGTCCTCAGTGGAATTGTCGCCTTTCTTGTGGTGGAGAAATTTGTGAGACATGTAAAAGGAGGACATGGACACAGTCACGGACATGGACATGCTCATGGTCACACACATGAAAGTCATGAACATGGAAGACAGG AGCGTTCTTCGAAGGAGAAACAGAgctcagaggaagaagaaaaggaggcaggggcattgaggaagaggagaggggggaGTACAAGGCCCAAAGATGGGCCAGTGAGACCTCAGAACGCTGAAGAGGAGAAAGCAGGGTCAG ACCTACGTGTATCAGGGTACCTGAACTTGGCTGCAGACCTGGCACACAACTTCACGGATGGTCTAGCCATTGGTGCTTCATTTCGAGGGGGCCGGGGGCTGGGGATCCTGACCACAATGACTGTTCTGCTACATGAGGTGCCCCATGAAGTCGGAGACTTTGCCATCTTGGTCCAGTCTGGCTGCAGCAAAAAGCAG GCGATGCGTCTACAACTACTGACGGCAGTAGGGGCACTGGCAGGCACAGCCTGTGCCCTTCTAACTGAAGGAGGGGCAGTGGGCAGTGAAGTTGCCGGCGGCGCAGGTCCTGGCTGGATTCTGCCATTCACTGCTGGTGGCTTTATCTATGTAGCAACAGTGTCGGTGTTGCCTGAGCTGCTGAGGGAGGCATCACCATTGCAGTCACTTCTGGAGGTGCTGGGGCTGTTGGGGGGAGTTGTCATGATGGTGTTGATTGCCCACCTCGAGTGA
- the RXRB gene encoding retinoic acid receptor RXR-beta isoform X1 translates to MSWAARPPFLPQRHAAGQCGPVGVRKEMHCGVASRWRRRRPWLDPAAAAAAAAAGGQQAPEPEPGEAGRDGMGDSGRDSRSPDSSSPNPLPQGAAPPSPPGPPLPPSAAASLGGSGAPPPPSMPPPPLGSPFPVISSSMGSPGLPPPAPPGFSGPVSSPQINSTVSLPGGGSAPPEDVKPPVLGVRGLHCPPPPGGPGAGKRLCAICGDRSSGKHYGVYSCEGCKGFFKRTIRKDLTYSCRDNKDCTVDKRQRNRCQYCRYQKCLATGMKREAVQEERQRGKDKDGDGEGAGGAPEEMPVDRILEAELAVEQKSDQGVEGPGGTGGSGSSPNDPVTNICQAADKQLFTLVEWAKRIPHFSSLPLDDQVILLRAGWNELLIASFSHRSIDVRDGILLATGLHVHRNSAHSAGVGAIFDRSLSRVLTELVSKMRDMRMDKTELGCLRAIILFNPDAKGLSNPSEVEVLREKVYASLETYCKQKYPEQQGRFAKLLLRLPALRSIGLKCLEHLFFFKLIGDTPIDTFLMEMLEAPHQLA, encoded by the exons ATGTCTTGGGCTGCGCGCCCGCCCTTCCTCCCCCAGCGGCATGCCGCAGGGCAGTGTGGGCCGGTGGGGGTGCGAAAAGAAATGCATTGTGGGGTCGCGTcccggtggcggcggcggcggccctgGCTGGatcccgcggcggcggcggcggcggcggcggccggaggACAGCAGGCCCCGGAGCCGGAGCCGGGGGAGGCTGGACGGGACGGGATGGGCGACAGCGGGCGGG ACTCGCGGAGCCCAGACAGTTCCTCCCCAAATCCCCTTCCCCAGGGGGCcgctcccccttctcctcccggaCCACCCTTACCCCCTTCAGCAGCTGCGTCCCTTGGAGGTTCTGGGGCTCCACCCCCACCCTCGATGCCACCCCCACCACTGGGCTCCCCCTTCCCAGTTATCAGCTCTTCCATGGGGTCCCCCGGCCTGCCCCCTCCAGCTCCCCCAGGATTCTCCGGGCCTGTCAGCAGTCCCCAG ATTAACTCAACAGTGTCGCTCCCTGGGGGTGGGTCTGCCCCCCCTGAAGATGTGAAGCCACCAGTCTTAGGGGTCCGGGGCCTGCACTGTCCACCCCCTCCAGGTGGCCCTGGGGCTGGCAAACGGCTATGTGCAATCTGCGGGGACCGAAGCTCAG GCAAACACTACGGGGTTTACAGCTGCGAGGGCTGCAAAGGCTTCTTCAAGCGCACCATCCGTAAGGACCTGACCTACTCGTGCCGGGACAACAAGGACTGCACGGTGGACAAGCGCCAGCGGAACCGCTGTCAGTACTGCCGCTACCAGAAGTGCCTGGCTACTGGCATGAAGAGGGAGG CTGTACAGGAGGAGCGTCAGCGGGGGAAGGACAAAGACGGGGATGGGGAGGGTGCCGGGGGAGCCCCCGAGGAGATGCCTGTGGACAGGATCCTGGAGGCGGAGCTTGCTGTGGAGCAGAAGAGTGACCAGGGCGTGGAGGGTCCTGGGGGGACTGGGGGCAGCGGCAGCAGC CCAAATGACCCCGTGACCAACATCTGCCAGGCAGCTGACAAACAGCTCTTCACGCTTGTTGAGTGGGCGAAGAGGATCCCCCACTTTTCCTCCTTGCCTCTGGATGACCAGGTCATATTGCTACGGGCAG gcTGGAACGAGCTGCTGATCGCCTCCTTCTCTCACCGATCCATCGATGTCCGAGATGGCATCCTCCTCGCTACAGGTCTCCATGTGCACCGCAACTCGGCCCATTCCGCAGGCGTGGGAGCCATCTTTGATAG GTCCCTCTCCAGGGTGCTGACAGAGCTAGTGTCCAAAATGCGGGACATGAGGATGGACAAGACAGAACTTGGCTGCCTGCGGGCAATCATTCTGTTCAATCCAG ATGCCAAGGGCCTCTCCAACCCCAGCGAGGTCGAGGTCCTGCGAGAGAAAGTATATGCATCCCTGGAGACCTACTGTAAACAGAAGTACCCTGAGCAACAGGGCCG GTTTGCCAAGCTGCTGCTTCGTCTTCCTGCTCTCAGGTCCATAGGCCTTAAGTGTCTAGAGCATCTGTTTTTCTTCAAGCTCATCGGTGACACCCCCATCGACACCTTCCTCATGGAGATGCTTGAGGCTCCCCACCAGCTGGCCTGA
- the SLC39A7 gene encoding zinc transporter SLC39A7 precursor (The RefSeq protein has 4 substitutions compared to this genomic sequence) → MARGLGAPRWVAVGLLTWAALGLLVAGHGGHGDLYEDLHEDFHGHSHRHSHEDFHHGHSHAHGHGHTHESIWHGHTHAHDHGHAHEDLHHGHSHGHSHESLHHRGHGHDHEHSHGGYGESGALGVKQDLDTVTLWAYALGATVLISAAPFFVLFLIPVESNSARHRSLLQILLSFASGGLLGDAFLHLIPHALEPHSHHPLEQPGHGHSHSGQGPILSVGLRVLSGIVAFLVVEKFVRHVKGGHGHSHGHGHAHGHTHESHEHGRQERSSKEKQSSEEEEKEAGALRKRRGGSTRPKDGPVRPQNAEQEKAGSDLRVSGYLNLAADLAHNFTDGLAIGASFRGGRGLGILTTMTVLLHEVPHEVGDFAILVQSGCSKKQAMRLQLLTAVGALAGTACALLTEGGAVGSEVAGGAGPGWILPFTAGGFIYVATVSVLPELLREASPLQSLLEVLGLLGGVVMMVLIAHLQ, encoded by the exons ATGGCCAGAGGCCTGGGGGGCCCCCGCTGGGTGGCCGTGGGACTGCTGACCTGGGCGGCCTTGGGGCTGCTAGTGGCCGGACACGGGGGTCATGGAGACCTTTACGAAGACCTGCACGAGGACTTCCACGGCCACAGCCACAGGCACTCACATGAGGATTTCCACCACGGACACAGCCATGCCCATGGCCACGGCCACACTCACGAGAGCATCTGGCATGGGCATACCCACGCTCACGACCACGGACATGCACACGAGGATTTGCACCATGGCCATAGTCACGGCCACTCCCATGAGAGCCTCCACCACCGAGGACACGGACATGACCATGAGCACAGTCATGGAGGCTATGGGGAGTCTGGGGCTCTAGGCGTCAAGCAGGACCTGGACACTGTCACTCTCTGGGCCTAT GCACTGGGGGCCACGGTGCTGATCTCTGCAGCTCCATTTTTCGTCCTCTTTCTTATCCCTGTGGAGTCAAACTCCGCTCGCCACCGCTCTTTGCTCCAGATCTTGCTGAGTTTTGCTTCTGGTGGGCTCTTGGGAGATGCTTTCCTGCACCTCATTCCTCATGCTTTGG AACCTCATTCTCACCACCCTCTGGagcagccaggacatggacaTTCCCACAGTG GCCAGGGCCCCATTCTCTCTGTAGGACTGTGGGTCCTCAGTGGAATTGTCGCCTTTCTTGTGGTGGAGAAATTTGTGAGACATGTAAAAGGAGGACATGGACACAGTCACGGACATGGACATGCTCATGGTCACACACATGAAAGTCATGAACATGGAAGACAGG AGCGTTCTTCGAAGGAGAAACAGAgctcagaggaagaagaaaaggaggcaggggcattgaggaagaggagaggggggaGTACAAGGCCCAAAGATGGGCCAGTGAGACCTCAGAACGCTGAAGAGGAGAAAGCAGGGTCAG ACCTACGTGTATCAGGGTACCTGAACTTGGCTGCAGACCTGGCACACAACTTCACGGATGGTCTAGCCATTGGTGCTTCATTTCGAGGGGGCCGGGGGCTGGGGATCCTGACCACAATGACTGTTCTGCTACATGAGGTGCCCCATGAAGTCGGAGACTTTGCCATCTTGGTCCAGTCTGGCTGCAGCAAAAAGCAG GCGATGCGTCTACAACTACTGACGGCAGTAGGGGCACTGGCAGGCACAGCCTGTGCCCTTCTAACTGAAGGAGGGGCAGTGGGCAGTGAAGTTGCCGGCGGCGCAGGTCCTGGCTGGATTCTGCCATTCACTGCTGGTGGCTTTATCTATGTAGCAACAGTGTCGGTGTTGCCTGAGCTGCTGAGGGAGGCATCACCATTGCAGTCACTTCTGGAGGTGCTGGGGCTGTTGGGGGGAGTTGTCATGATGGTGTTGATTGCCCACCTCGAGTGA